One Malassezia restricta chromosome III, complete sequence DNA segment encodes these proteins:
- a CDS encoding protoporphyrin/coproporphyrin ferrochelatase — protein sequence MRWMKGWRSFSTSRASWQSRPPTAVVMMNMGGPSTLDEVQPFLTRLFLDRDLMRLPFQSHLAPMIAKRRSPKVRDQYEKIGGGSPILRWTRTQGEAMSRMLDELSPSTAPHKAYVAFRYASPLTDECMDELAADGVKRAVAFSQYPQYSCSTTGSSLNELYREIQRRKARHAPEGQIEWSVIDRWPIQSGLVQALANRIHQALSSLPAEVAHKTPIMFSAHSLPMQVVSGRGDPYPPEVAATVASVMQRLGWSNPYRVTWQSKVGPAAWLGPQTSDTLHGWAKQGHKHVVVVPVAFTSDHIETLFELDMELQEDAKEAGVELVRSPSLNDEPVFLRALADMVSEHLASDARGTQPWAQGKASHQMSLRCPGCPSPECGQQKAFFCTD from the coding sequence ATGCGCTGGATGAAGGGCTGGCGCTCATTTTCCACATCGCGAGCAAGCTGGCAGTCGCGACCGCCAACTGCGGTCGTTATGATGAATATGGGTGGACCTTCTACCCTGGATGAAGTCCAGCCATTTCTCACGCGCCTGTTCCTCGACCGTGATTTGATGCGCCTACCTTTTCAGTCGCATCTTGCACCCATGATCGCCAAACGGCGCTCACCGAAAGTTCGCGATCAGTATGAAAAAATTGGCGGTGGATCTCCCATCTTGCGATGGACACGCACGCAGGGCGAGGCCATGTCGCGGATGCTCGATGAGCTGAGTCCCTCTACGGCCCCGCACAAAGCATACGTGGCGTTCCGGTATGCATCACCGCTCACGGACGAATGCATGGATGAGCTTGCTGCAGATGGTGTAAAGCGTGCCGTTGCATTCTCTCAATATCCACAGTActcgtgcagcacgacAGGAAGTAGCCTGAACGAGCTGTACCGCGAGATTCAGCGTCgcaaggcacgccacgcgccaGAGGGTCAGATTGAGTGGTCTGTCATTGATCGGTGGCCCATACAGTCAGGCTTGGTCCAGGCGCTTGCGAACCGTATTCACCAAGCCCTGTCTAGTCTGCCAGCGGAGGTCGCTCACAAGACGCCTATCATGTTTAGTGCGCATTCGCTGCCTATGCAGGTCGTGTCAGGGCGCGGCGACCCATATCCGCCCGAAGTTGCAGCCACTGTCGCTTCCGTGATGCAGCGGCTGGGATGGTCCAACCCTTACCGCGTGACTTGGCAAAGCAAGGTGGGTCCTGCTGCTTGGCTTGGTCCACAGACGTCCGACACTCTACATGGCTGGGCCAAACAGGGTCACAAGCATGTAGTTGTGGTCCCTGTGGCATTCACGAGTGATCATATTGAAACGCTCTTCGAGCTGGATATGGAGTTGCAGGAAGACGCCAAGGAAGCTGGCGTAGAGCTTGTTCGCTCGCCGTCGCTTAATGACGAGCCTGTGTTCCTACGAGCATTGGCAGATATGGTGTCGGAGCACCTTGCCTCTGACGCACGCGGCACGCAGCCCTGGGCGCAGGGTAAGGCAAGCCACCAAATGTCCCTTCGCTGTCCGGGATGCCCGAGTCCCGAATGTGGCCAGCAGAAGGCCTTTTTTTGCACTGACTAG
- a CDS encoding pre-mRNA-processing factor 6, with protein MAMNRPDKLAFLSMQAPAGYVAGLGRGATGFTTRSDIGPAREGPSAETVAAARARRGEEEEDDDDERFQDPEEEGGLFATAVYEKDDEEADRIWESVDRHMDERRRKQRLSQEAAEREELRQSQPKIQAQFSDLKRNLASVTESEWANLPEPGNLTGKRRKAASLRESRDNRTTAVPDSVLVSARDRNQIQNTAADVDGTVSSLTDIGEARNKVFSHQLDQASTQSQIAASGTSSTIDPTGYLTELSGVSVKSSVEIGDIKKARSLLDSVIKTNPKHAPGWIAAARLEEVAGRMSIARKVIAQGCEQCPRSEDVWLESARLTTPNNAKVILAQAIQFQSQSVNIWLRAMSLENDLESKKRVARKALEHIPNSVKLWKELVNLEETPEDARVLLAGAVEAVPMSVELWLALARLSSETDAKSVLNRARRTIPTSHEIWIAAARLLEENGEEAERIYKTMSTAVLSLNRAGAILSRDQWLREAEQVDKEGSPTTCAAIVRATVHLDIDAEDRRRVWSEDADSCLDHGRVSTARAILACALDEFPDSLELWQQAARLERLHGSHVSLTDLLERGVAQCPTAEFLWLMYADDRRRDGDLHGARQVLTRASDANLGSESISLAAAKLESETGDMASATNILARARKEVRTERIWSASVDMAWRQGAFDEALALVQQGLRIFASSEALHMTHGRLHEARLDVSAAREAYAAGRRACASSVALWLLSSRLEESAGVLIRARALLEKARQLHPTSDELWMESAAVEIRAGSVAQAKTLLSRGLQVCPSSGRLLSASIWLEPRPARKGRAAEALRRSMDSPYVICTVARLFWDEGRYPQARDWFTKTIQAARSWGDGWAWWYAFEGTQPDGATQRAHLLDKIELAEPRDGDVWKALLTKPAHAGQSARALLPIAAEEVMHQPTYMSTTN; from the coding sequence ATGGCAATGAATAGGCCTGACAAGCTGGCCTTCCTGTCCATGCAGGCCCCGGCTGGCTATGTGGCTGGTTTGGGACGTGGTGCAACTGGATTTACGACGCGTTCCGATATCGGACCTGCGCGTGAAGGTCCATCCGCTGAGActgtggctgctgcacgtgcgcggcggggtgaagaggaggaggacgatgatgacgagcgATTCCAGGATCCAGAAGAGGAGGGAGGTCTCTTCGCCACCGCTGTATATGAAAaagatgacgaagaagctgATCGAATTTGGGAAAGTGTCGACAGACACATGgatgagcggcggcgcaaACAGCGCTTGTCGCAAGAGGCAGCGGAGCGTGAAGAACTGCGACAATCGCAGCCGAAAATTCAGGCGCAGTTTTCGGACCTAAAGCGAAATTTAGCTAGCGTGACCGAGTCAGAGTGGGCCAATCTGCCTGAACCTGGTAACTTGACCGGTAAGCGACGCAAGGCGGCATCGCTGCGTGAGAGCCGTGACAATCGGACAACTGCCGTACCTGACAGCGTGCTTGTATCTGCGCGAGATCGTAATCAGATACAAAATACGGCAGCCGATGTAGACGGTACGGTCAGCTCCTTGACAGACATTGGTGAAGCGCGTAATAAAGTATTTTCACATCAACTGGACCAGGCCTCGACACAAAGTCAGATCGCTGCCTCTGGCACGTCTTCTACCATTGACCCAACAGGGTATCTTACGGAACTGTCAGGTGTGTCAGTCAAATCGAGCGTGGAGATTGGCGATATCAAAAAAGCGCGCAGTTTGCTCGATTCGGTCATCAAGACGAACCCAAAGCATGCTCCTGGTTGGATCGCAGCGGCTCGTCTTGAGGAGGTCGCAGGAAGGATGTCTATTGCGCGCAAAGTGATCGCTCAGGGATGCGAACAGTGTCCTCGTAGTGAAGACGTATGGCTTGAAAGTGCGCGGCTTACTACGCCGAATAATGCCAAGGTCATCTTGGCCCAGGCCATTCAATTCCAAAGCCAGAGCGTCAATATCTGGCTTCGGGCTATGTCACTAGAGAATGATCTTGAAAGCAAGAAACGCGTGGCTCGCAAGGCTCTTGAGCACATCCCGAACTCTGTCAAGCTATGGAAGGAACTCGTGAACCTGGAAGAAACCCCCGAAGATGCACGCGTGTTGCTGGCAGGGGCAGTAGAGGCCGTTCCTATGAGTGTGGAGTTATggcttgcgcttgcgcgTCTCTCTTCAGAAACAGATGCCAAGAGCGTACTGAACCGAGCTCGGCGCACAATTCCCACATCTCATGAAATATGGATCGCTGCTGCACGGCTCCTAGAAGAGAATGGTGAGGAAGCCGAGCGAATTTACAAAACTATGTCGACCGCTGTACTGTCGCTCAACAGGGCGGGTGCAATACTTAGCCGCGACCAGTGGCTTCGtgaggccgagcaggtcgaCAAAGAGGGTAGTCCCACGACATGTGCAGCCATCGTGCGGGCGACCGTGCACCTTGATATTGATGCCGAGgatcgacgacgagtaTGGTCGGAAGATGCCGATTCGTGTCTCGATCATGGGCGCGTTTCcacagcgcgcgcgatTCTCGCCTGCGCTTTGGACGAGTTCCCTGATTCACTTGAGCTTTGGCAGCAAGCTGCTAGACTTGAGCGGCTGCATGGCTCACATGTTTCATTAACAGACCTCCTGGAACGCGGCGTAGCGCAGTGTCCTACAGCAGAGTTCTTGTGGCTCATGTATGCCGATGATCGGCGTAGGGACGGCGATCTGCACGGTGCGCGTCAAGTTCTCACGCGTGCTTCTGATGCAAATCTGGGCTCAGAATCCATTTCGCTCGCAGCTGCCAAGCTTGAGTCAGAAACGGGCGATATGGCCTCTGCCACAAACATTCTTGCTCGCGCGCGTAAAGAGGTCCGTACCGAGCGCATTTGGTCGGCCAGCGTGGACATGGCGTGGCGCCAGGGGGCATTTGACGAGGCACTGGCCTTGGTCCAACAAGGCCTTCGTATTTTTGCCTCCTCCGAAGCATTGCACATGACGCATGGACGCCTGCACGAAGCGCGGCTGGATGTGTCGGCTGCGCGTGAGGCATATGCGGCTGGACGTCGGGCATGTGCATCGTCCGTCGCATTGTGGCTCTTGAGCAGCCGACTCGAAGAGTCAGCAGGTGTCCTCATTCGCGCGCGTGCCCTTCTCGAAAAAGCACGTCAACTCCATCCAACCAGCGACGAGCTGTGGATGGAGTCAGCTGCTGTCGAAATTCGCGCTGGTAGTGTGGCACAAGCCAAGACGCTTCTAAGTCGCGGCCTGCAGGTATGTCCATCAAGCGGTCGTCTGCTGAGTGCCAGCATTTGGCTGGAaccgcgtccagcacgtAAGGGACGTGCTGCTGAGGCTCTACGGCGGTCGATGGATAGTCCATACGTGATCTGCACAGTGGCACGCCTGTTCTGGGACGAGGGCCGCTACCCACAGGCTCGCGATTGGTTCACCAAGACCATACAGGCAGCTCGCTCGTGGGGCGATGGATGGGCGTGGTGGTATGCTTTTGAAGGTACGCAACCCGACGGAGCCACTCAGCGTGCACATCTCTTGGACAAAATCGAGCTCGCTGAGCCCAGGGACGGCGACGTTTGGAAAGCACTACTGACCAAGCCTGCCCATGCGGGGCAATcagcgcgcgccttgctccCCATTGCAGCAGAGGAAGTGATGCATCAACCAACATACATGTCTACGACAAACTAG
- a CDS encoding protein SCO1/2 encodes MFSFRHGMLRAFPSRARPLAIPWTRVGPVRMLSVPPQQEKPKGAKTPIQRASIGPFNVPAAVLFVATGIGLYYYFKHEKAKLEENKKRKLENQAVGRPRIGGPFSLVSSTGHPFTHEDLLGSFSLIYFGFTNCPDICPEELDKMSTVVDEVAKTHGPVINPVFITCDPARDRVPLVAEYIADFHPRMIGLTGTYDEIKQACKAYRVYFSTPPGADPTSDYLVDHSIFFYLMDPEGKFVDAFGKSSTKDEVLGKVLDYIQRWKNTGIPLSEANAKEKAATDGRPTSNERSLFEQPSSEPSIPPAVLTTEARMV; translated from the exons ATGTTTTCTTTCAGACACGGGATGCTACGCGCCTTTCCATCGCGCGCTCGCCCTCTCGCTATTCCATGGACAAGAGTTGGACctgtgcgcatgctcagTGTGCCGCCACAACAAGAGAAACCTAAAGGAGCCAAGACACCTATTCAGCGCGCTAGTATCGGT CCATTCAACGTACCAGCCGCTGTGCTTTTTGTTGCCACAGGAATCGGTCTATACTACTATTTCAAGCACGAAAAGGCAAAGCTAGAAGAAAATAAGAAGCGGAAGCTGGAGAACCAAGCTGTGGGAAGGCCACGGATCGGTGGTCCGTTCTCGCTGGTTTCCTCCACTGGTCATCCTTTCACCCATGAAGACTTGCTGGGCAGCTTCAGTTTGATTTACTTTGGATTCACAAATTGTCCCGACATTTGTCCCGAGGAACTCGACAAGATGTCCACTGTGGTAGATGAAGTCGCAAAGACTCATGGTCCTGTTATCAACCCTGTGTTCATCACCTGCGACCCTGCGCGGGATCGGGTGCCTTTAGTGGCCGAGTATATTGCTGACTTCCATCCGCGCATGATTGGTCTTACTGGCACGTACGACGAAATCAAGCAGGCGTGCAAGGCCTATCGTGTGTACTTCAGCACACCACCTGGTGCGGATCCGACGAGCGATTATCTAGTCGATCACTCCATCTTCTTCTATCTCATGGATCCCGAAGGCAAGTTTGTCGATGCATTTGGTAAGAGCTCGACAAAAGATGAAGTACTTGGCAAGGTGCTTGACTATATTCAGCGCTGGAAGAACACTGGTATACCACTCTCGGAGGCAAATGCAAAGGAAAAGGCTGCGACCGACGGCCGCCCAACATCGAACGAACGATCACTATTTGAGCAGCCGAGCAGTGAGCCCTCGATTCCGCCTGCTGTGCTGACGACTGAAGCACGCATGGTCTAA
- a CDS encoding nulp1-pending protein — translation MSRRLHRRQQRQLEELGELQHALSGKEDANSEQGNNLHESRSTASSAFAALSLEEPVDHGQENADDFDDGDKTVMHTQSSRNKSKKNNKKKKKGSGQPHSTHVDDISLEEMSDVIAKSTKQFKVTLNTAPDSGVADTACKHAPSLVLRALLALDASHLDPAHELRRQFGASAIKAYEREKGSTTTSSRTGARSRDNRGAHFNSNMRVRTVLTTPKPTWPDLNRSFVGMSMSADERDQGVRVYSWEHSRAYKQAQFQFSQAVASFDTQSLVALLRVFPWHVDTLLQLSAVSRYQGDLGQASDFIDRALFAMERSAASTFVSGLTSQTGPPMCDFLRAENRAFWLAIHRNIDLYGRKGTWRTALEWCKLLFALDTSDPHGILLWMDFLAIKSRQEKWLLELTDVLHELHGILDWSVGLSYARTLALRAIGASQADQALASAIIRHPHAAILLADKLQVDVPPDVVRAFPMHGAYTSTHPALNELLAHLYVHRSLSVWKEAHTLAWFREVATQTWPSLDASAYRESLPESSTQMGVYRHLVVADLPEAQQRQLLRYVPPEVRNPPGGIDTFDPLPPSNGSRFDEAYYGSVLPAMTQRGGGPHTGLWELLQRLQNLGVHDVQELLEHVDDRTRDMLMQVVEPVSADEAEDEAATSMNDIDGVDDEISEDDAGHASGDQPSLLQRAWNALWGT, via the coding sequence ATGAGCCGCCGGCTGCATCGAAGGCAACAGCGGCAGTTGGAGGAACTGGGTGAGCTCCAACATGCTCTTTCTGGGAAAGAGGATGCAAATTCCGAACAAGGAAATAATTTACATGAGTCGCGAAGTACGGCTTCATCCGCGTTTGCTGCGCTATCTTTGGAAGAGCCGGTCGATCACGGGCAAGAGAACGCAGACGACTTTGATGATGGCGATAAAACTGTTATGCACACTCAAAGTAGCAGGAATAAGTCGAAAAAGAACAACAAGAAAAAGAAGAAAGGCTCAGGCCAACCGCATTCAACGCATGTCGACGATATCTCGTTGGAAGAAATGTCGGACGTGATTGCCAAATCGACGAAGCAATTCAAGGTGACACTGAATACAGCGCCAGATTCGGGTGTGGCAGATACAGCATGCAAACATGCCCCATCATTGGTGCTGCGAGCGTTACTCGCTCTCGACGCCTCTCACTTGGATCCAGCTCACGAACTTCGGCGCCAGTTCGGTGCTTCGGCTATCAAAGCATATGAGCGTGAAAAAGGCAGTACCACCACGTCTAGCCGCACTGGTGCAAGAAGTCGTGATAATCGCGGCGCTCACTTTAATTCGAAcatgcgcgtgcgcactgTGCTAACGACGCCCAAACCAACGTGGCCTGATTTGAACCGCTCCTTTGTCGGCATGTCTATGTCAGCGGACGAGCGTGATCAGGGTGTGCGTGTGTACAGCTGGGAACATAGCCGTGCGTACAAGCAGGCCCAATTCCAGTTCTCTCAGGCTGTTGCGTCCTTTGACACGCAATCTCTTGTGGCGCTCTTGCGCGTATTTCCGTGGCACGTTGATACGCTACTGCAGCTGTCTGCTGTCTCGCGATACCAAGGAGACCTGGGGCAAGCATCTGACTTTATTGATCGTGCTTTGTTTGCTATGGAGCGATCCGCTGCTTCAACATTCGTGTCGGGCCTGACATCGCAAACGGGTCCGCCTATGTGTGATTTTCTGCGCGCAGAAAATAGGGCCTTCTGGCTTGCCATCCACAGAAATATTGACTTGTATGGCCGCAAGGGTACGTGGCGCACGGCCCTAGAATGGTGCAAGCTTTTGTTTGCTCTAGATACCTCGGATCCACACGGCATTTTATTATGGATGGATTTCTTGGCCATCAAAAGTCGTCAGGAAAAGTGGCTTTTGGAACTGACAGACGTGCTACATGAGCTTCACGGCATATTAGACTGGAGCGTTGGCCTCTCATACGCGCGCACCTTGGCACTCCGGGCTATAGGGGCGAGCCAAGCTGACCAGGCCTTAGCCTCCGCCATAATCCGCCATCCGCATGCAGCTATTTTGCTGGCAGACAAGCTGCAGGTTGACGTGCCTCCCGATGTGGTGCGTGCATTCCCCATGCACGGGGCATATACATCCACGCATCCTGCCTTGAACGAACTTCTGGCCCATTTGTATGTGCATCGCTCGCTGAGTGTGTGGAAAGAAGCTCATACGCTGGCGTGGTTCCGAGAGGTGGCCACGCAGACATGGCCGTCGCTCGATGCAAGTGCTTATCGCGAATCTCTCCCTGAGAGTTCAACACAGATGGGCGTGTACCGCCACCTCGTTGTAGCTGACTTGCCTGAGGCACAACAACGACAGCTTTTGCGATATGTGCCACCCGAGGTGCGGAACCCGCCCGGTGGTATTGACACGTTTGATCCGCTCCCACCCAGCAATGGCTCACGCTTCGACGAGGCATACTATGGTAGTGTCTTGCCGGCCATGACGCAGCGTGGCGGAGGACCCCACACTGGCCTGTGGGAACTATTACAGCGTCTGCAGAATCTCGgtgtgcacgacgtgcaagagctgctcgagcatgtTGATGATCGAACACGCGACATGCTGATGCAGGTAGTCGAACCAGTCTCGGCAGACGAGGCAGAGGATGAAGCGGCTACGTCGATGAACGACATTGACGGCGTGGATGACGAGATCTCAGAAGACGATGCGGGTCACGCGTCAGGCGATCAACCTAGCCTTTTGCAGCGGGCGTGGAATGCGCTATGGGGAACCTAG
- a CDS encoding DNA binding transcription factor, whose translation MNFAARRPMPIPNGHAPVMEKNSSQSPVDLPTPPDDVTLSENASIVRNDIMYGTRKNPLLYTPAYRAELPRYTPMSYPNTRSYGVGLSSAFQLSAERQNVSPAATEDASFDNDMSVDDVFAVSNKADHRRSRATHVQGLGIDDVSPGLVPLLENDDVVPSIDQSMARSMPDSLALSPSSRRSSSLVRTPSTSSRRVPYNVPSRSPGSLNGPLSQAYAMSMKPSSSSRSMRRPSWSPYSRPLMITRMGTSMPATSYAMYSTYDDDETDDEMTGVDDDGTDDETDMIPASKFRQNTRLFGQPTMHSSSSSLARSLPISHVPSFLPRSAPDDTSRSQVHMAAAALDRLSMTSTSYDDDKQRALRVPTVDETDQVAAIRDRLGGAANCSAFISKLWHLMINPDLYGKYIYWSEAGDAIIINSEPDVAAEFAAEILPKLFKHGNNASFVRQLNLYGFQRVSSSRLLDAAEMRAVAARTGTSGHYGTSAPFNTAMELYGVHSSFAHPRFRRGQEAWLVSMKPRSSKKPKKNSAGPTDETKSQSSLS comes from the coding sequence ATGAACTTtgctgcgcggcgtccCATGCCGATCCCGAACGGTCATGCGCCTGTGATGGAAAAGAACTCATCTCAATCTCCCGTGGACTTGCCTACACCACCGGACGATGTCACCCTGAGTGAGAATGCGTCCATTGTGCGAAATGATATCATGTATGGAACGCGCAAGAATCCGTTGCTCTATACACCCGCATATCGTGCTGAGTTGCCCAGGTATACGCCCATGTCTTATCCGAACACACGTTCCTATGGCGTCGGCTTGTCATCTGCATTCCAACTTTCAGCAGAACGACAGAATGTCTCACCCGCTGCCACGGAAGATGCATCATTTGACAACGACATGTCTGTGGACGACGTTTTCGCTGTCTCAAATAAGGCAGATCACCGCAGATCGCGAGCAACTCATGTGCAGGGCCTGGGGATCGACGACGTGAGTCCAGGCCTTGTGCCGCTCCTCGAGAATGATGACGTCGTCCCGTCGATCGATCAAAGCATGGCTCGTTCTATGCCTGATTCATTAGCGCTTTCGCCATCATCGCGACGATCATCttcgctcgtgcgcacaCCAAGCACAAGCTCTCGTCGTGTGCCATACAATGTGCCATCTCGATCACCAGGCTCCTTAAATGGTCCTTTGAGTCAAGCGTATGCCATGAGCATGAAGCCCTCATCAAGCTCACGTTCGATGCGACGGCCTTCTTGGTCACCATATTCACGTCCACTGATGATAACGCGAATGGGCACATCTATGCCGGCCACATCGTATGCCATGTATTCGACAtatgatgacgacgaaaCGGACGACGAAATGACTGGTGTTGACGATGATGGAACAGACGACGAAACGGATATGATTCCAGCGTCCAAATTCAGGCAAAATACGCGACTCTTCGGCCAGCCAACTATGCActcgtcatcctcatcATTAGCGCGGTCATTGCCCATAAGTCATGTGCCATCGTTCTTACCGCGGTCAGCACCGGACGATACATCTCGATCCCAGGTACACATGGCTGCCGCAGCACTGGATCGCCTTTCGATGACTTCAACGTCATATGATGACGATAAGCAGCGAGCATTACGTGTGCCAACGGTTGACGAGACAGATCAAGTTGCAGCCATCCGTGACCGACTGGGCGGTGCTGCGAATTGCTCGGCATTTATATCCAAACTGTGGCACCTCATGATCAACCCCGACCTGTACGGCAAATACATTTACTGGAGTGAAGCAGGTGATGCCATTATAATTAACAGCGAGCCGGACGTGGCCGCTGAATTTGCTGCAGAGATACTGCCCAAGCTGTTCAAGCATGGGAACAACGCCTCATTTGTACGACAGCTCAACTTGTATGGCTTCCAGCGTGTGTCATCGTCACGACTCCTTGACGCAGCTGAGATGCGTGCTGTGGCTGCAAGAACAGGCACCTCAGGTCACTACGGCACATCAGCACCTTTCAACACAGCCATGGAATTGTATGGGGTCCATTCCAGCTTTGCTCACCCGCGCTTCCGACGAGGCCAGGAAGCGTGGCTTGTAAGCATGAAGCCACGCTCATCCAAGAAACCTAAGAAGAATTCTGCTGGACCCACGGATGAGACAAAGTCACAGTCTAGTTTGTCGTAG